A region from the Coffea eugenioides isolate CCC68of chromosome 9, Ceug_1.0, whole genome shotgun sequence genome encodes:
- the LOC113782371 gene encoding uncharacterized protein LOC113782371, producing the protein MLHSEKRPSKPNLIERGKKQRRDETVLLREFYMRDTDIKQLCSFNDLLQTLCKNIQRSHYEQLIIKLASAYDGYHFDLPAFLDFRGRICRSGILHFHERDLARSLILFADGQSINNTTNQSINNTINPSFLASAAFHYQSFSTIEESVDWLRNQGDKIIQNPILYSREGKHPFQFLSNLIAIKTAKQNNIIPSIPITQDASASAYQIMSYFLLDETLAKRTNLIPSSDGKSMDIYSLLLEELREYMKTEHDNNLSKVVCDLLTRKIVKGIFMPIIYGKTIKSTADDLKETPLYQFITGNECTKVASVCFQFWKTKYHGLECLIRLIRNIGWIASARGSPVFYRVPYFTTVQDYMKMEPAKIWVYDRVLVFLYMIDNIYPHLVLLREQKKENYSFMISGPYLYWLSRF; encoded by the exons ATGCTACACAGCGAAAAGAGGCCTTCCAAGCCCAATCTCATtgaaagaggcaaaaagcaG AGAAGAGATGAAACTGTCTTACTTAGAGAATTTTACATGAGGGATACGGATATTAAACAATTATGTAGCTTTAATGATTTGTTACAAACTTTATGTAAGAACATACAGCGTTCTCATTATGAGCAATTAATTATCAAGCTGGCAAGCGCCTACGATGGTTATCATTTTGATTTACCTGCCTTTCTCGACTTCCGAGGTCGAATCTGCCGCAGCGGTATCTTGCATTTCCACGAGCGTGATCTAGCAAGAAGCCTGATCCTCTTTGCTGACGGTCAATCTATTAATAATACTACTAATCAATCTATTAATAATACTATTAATCCATCATTTTTAGCTTCAGCTGCCTTCCATTACCAGTCCTTCTCCACTATCGAGGAGTCTGTAGATTGGTTAAGGAACCAGGGcgataaaatcattcaaaatccTATCCTGTATTCCCGGGAGGGTAAACACCCCTTTCAGTTCCTCTCCAATCTAATAGCAATAAAAACGGCAAAACAAAATAACATTATTCCGTCCATCCCTATTACCCAGGACGCCTCTGCTAGTGCATATCAGATCATGAGTTACTTTTTGTTGGATGAAACCCTGGCTAAGAGAACGAATCTCATCCCATCCTCGGATGGAAAAAGCATGGATATTTATTCTTTATTACTCGAAGAGCTCCGGGAATACATGAAAACAGAACATGATAATAATCTATCAAAGGTAGTTTGCGATCTCCTCACTCGTAAGATAGTCAAAGGTATCTTTATGCCTATTATCTATGGCAAAACTATAAAAAGCACGGCCGATGATCTAAAGGAAACCCCTCTCTATCAGTTCATCACTGGTAATGAATGCACCAAGGTTGCCTCTGTCTGCTTCCAGTTCTGGAAGACTAAATATCATGGCTTGGAATGCCTGATCCGGTTGATCCGGAATATAGGCTGGATAGCGTCTGCTAGGGGTAGCCCTGTTTTCTATAGAGTCCCTTACTTTACTACGGTACAGGATTATATGAAAATGGAACCTGCCAAAATATGGGTTTATGATAGAGTTCTTGTATTTCTATATATGATAGATAATATCTATCCTCATTTGGTGCTGCTacgagagcaaaagaaagaaaactattCTTTTATGATTTCTGGTCCATATTTGTATTGGTTGAGTCGGTTCTAG